The Methylomagnum ishizawai genome has a window encoding:
- a CDS encoding HIT domain-containing protein, whose amino-acid sequence MMFELHPRLAQDGLPLGRFPLCRLLLMNERRYPWFILVPERPGIAEIHQLPDADQIRLIRESSVLGGALAAAFAADKLNIAALGNLVPQLHVHHVVRYRHDPAWPAPVWGRFEPWAYDAAGLAAVRERLAGMALPDFVPWS is encoded by the coding sequence ATGATGTTCGAACTCCATCCCCGCCTCGCCCAGGACGGCCTGCCGCTGGGGCGTTTCCCCCTCTGCCGCCTGCTGTTGATGAACGAGCGCCGCTATCCCTGGTTCATCCTGGTGCCGGAGCGGCCCGGCATCGCCGAAATCCACCAATTGCCCGACGCCGACCAAATCCGGCTGATCCGGGAGTCCTCGGTCCTGGGCGGGGCGCTCGCCGCCGCCTTCGCCGCCGACAAACTCAATATCGCCGCGCTGGGCAACCTGGTGCCGCAACTGCATGTGCATCATGTGGTGCGCTACCGCCACGATCCGGCCTGGCCCGCGCCGGTGTGGGGCCGGTTCGAGCCATGGGCCTACGACGCGGCGGGCTTGGCCGCCGTCCGGGAGCGGCTGGCCGGGATGGCGCTCCCGGACTTCGTGCCCTGGTCCTAG
- a CDS encoding DUF2970 domain-containing protein, producing MAEQDNPSGKPSLMQIVGSVFAAAFGVQSDANRRRDFAQGTSATPYIVAGLIFTVLFIMAIVAVVKTVVG from the coding sequence ATGGCAGAACAAGACAATCCCTCCGGCAAACCCTCGCTGATGCAAATCGTGGGCAGCGTGTTCGCCGCCGCCTTCGGCGTACAGAGCGACGCCAACCGGCGGCGCGATTTCGCCCAGGGCACCTCGGCGACCCCTTATATCGTCGCCGGCCTGATCTTCACCGTCCTCTTCATCATGGCCATCGTCGCCGTGGTGAAGACGGTGGTCGGCTAG
- a CDS encoding HDOD domain-containing protein, whose amino-acid sequence MDLRNEKVFLAYMQAAVQSDKLRLPTLPQVALQVRQALTSNRATDAEIARLIANDPSLSVRLLQMANSPLFRARTKVESLQTAIARMGHNTVRTLVISLAMKQLFKPGCLNLDRQFQAIWRESVNVAAVCRALAVRCRHLDPDLAMLAGLLHQIGKLPILTLAEKFPELGNDTEVLSQHLEHLHPLIAKLIMRSWDLPEALARVTWEYLEFQRDPEPEADYVDVVQVAYLENRVAADPGFQVDLAKVPAFAKLGFEGGVEILQMEDISATSAETRNLLL is encoded by the coding sequence GTGGATTTACGCAACGAAAAGGTATTTCTCGCCTATATGCAGGCGGCGGTGCAAAGCGACAAACTGCGCCTGCCGACCCTTCCCCAAGTGGCTTTGCAAGTCCGCCAAGCGTTGACCAGCAACCGGGCCACCGACGCCGAAATCGCCCGGCTGATCGCCAACGACCCCAGCCTCTCGGTGCGCCTGTTGCAGATGGCGAACAGCCCCTTGTTCCGGGCGCGGACCAAGGTCGAAAGCCTCCAGACCGCCATCGCCCGCATGGGCCACAACACGGTGCGCACCCTGGTCATCAGCCTGGCCATGAAGCAATTGTTCAAACCGGGCTGCCTCAACCTGGACCGCCAGTTCCAGGCCATCTGGCGCGAGAGCGTCAACGTCGCGGCGGTGTGCCGGGCGCTGGCCGTCCGCTGCCGCCACCTCGACCCGGACCTCGCCATGCTCGCGGGGCTGCTGCATCAGATCGGGAAACTCCCGATCCTGACCCTGGCCGAGAAATTCCCCGAACTCGGCAACGATACGGAAGTCTTGTCCCAGCACTTGGAGCATCTGCATCCCTTGATCGCCAAGCTCATCATGCGGTCGTGGGATCTGCCCGAAGCCCTGGCGCGGGTGACTTGGGAATACCTGGAGTTCCAGCGCGATCCCGAACCCGAGGCGGATTATGTGGACGTGGTGCAGGTGGCCTATTTGGAAAACCGGGTGGCCGCCGATCCCGGATTCCAGGTGGATTTGGCCAAGGTGCCGGCCTTCGCCAAACTGGGTTTCGAGGGCGGGGTCGAGATATTGCAGATGGAGGATATCTCGGCGACTTCCGCCGAGACCCGGAATCTGCTGTTGTAG
- a CDS encoding YkgJ family cysteine cluster protein, whose amino-acid sequence MECRPGCGACCIAPSISGPIPGMPRGKPAGVRCVQLTGDDRCAVFGSPGRPRCCSGLQPSEEMCGADRDEALARLAWLEHATRPG is encoded by the coding sequence ATGGAATGCCGTCCCGGTTGTGGCGCGTGCTGTATCGCGCCCTCGATCAGCGGTCCGATTCCGGGGATGCCGCGCGGGAAGCCCGCCGGGGTCCGTTGCGTCCAATTGACCGGGGACGATCGCTGCGCGGTGTTCGGAAGCCCTGGGCGTCCGCGCTGCTGTTCGGGCTTGCAACCCAGCGAGGAGATGTGCGGCGCGGACCGGGACGAGGCACTGGCACGGTTGGCTTGGCTGGAGCACGCCACCCGGCCGGGGTGA
- a CDS encoding NnrU family protein, whose translation MIPLVLATIFFVGIHFVISGSRLRDTLVARLGESRFRAGFSLLSIFGLWWLAHAYRAAPYIETWGQLGWFKPAALLLMLPAFLFATLGTTPANPTAVGGAAPTAQTARGILRITRHPFLWGVALWAATHLIANGDAASLVLFGSLLLLAVGGTYAIDDKRLRMYGEDWEKYSLATSNLPFLAIIQKRNTLVPGEIGGWRPALALVLYLAMLHFHKGLFGVSPLF comes from the coding sequence ATGATCCCACTCGTATTGGCCACGATCTTCTTCGTCGGCATCCATTTCGTGATTTCGGGTTCCAGGCTGCGCGACACGCTGGTCGCCCGGCTGGGCGAATCCCGGTTCCGGGCGGGATTCAGCCTGCTGTCGATATTCGGGCTGTGGTGGCTAGCCCATGCCTACCGGGCCGCGCCTTACATCGAAACCTGGGGGCAACTGGGTTGGTTCAAGCCGGCCGCCCTGTTGTTGATGTTGCCCGCCTTCCTGTTCGCCACGCTGGGGACGACCCCGGCCAATCCCACCGCGGTGGGCGGCGCCGCCCCGACGGCCCAAACCGCGCGGGGCATCCTGCGGATCACCCGCCATCCCTTCCTGTGGGGCGTGGCGCTGTGGGCGGCCACGCACCTCATCGCCAATGGCGACGCGGCGTCCTTGGTATTGTTCGGTTCATTGCTGCTGCTGGCGGTGGGCGGTACCTATGCCATCGACGACAAGCGCTTGCGGATGTATGGGGAAGACTGGGAAAAATATTCGCTGGCAACCTCGAACCTGCCGTTCCTGGCGATCATCCAGAAGCGCAACACCCTGGTGCCGGGTGAAATCGGCGGGTGGCGTCCGGCGCTGGCCTTGGTGCTTTATTTGGCGATGTTGCATTTCCACAAGGGGCTGTTCGGGGTGTCGCCGCTGTTTTGA
- a CDS encoding lipocalin family protein yields MPLKDGSEIAGTWKLVSVAAALDKPRTEENRIWEFRTDGTIITSGYNRHFKTEDRHEWKYKIVNGRISADDPGRPGKTIDYSVYEMKGNEMILKGGIEGFYFFKKQ; encoded by the coding sequence ATGCCACTCAAAGACGGCAGCGAAATCGCCGGAACCTGGAAACTGGTCTCGGTGGCTGCGGCCCTCGACAAACCCAGGACCGAAGAAAACCGCATCTGGGAATTCCGCACCGACGGGACCATCATCACCAGCGGTTATAACCGGCACTTCAAAACCGAAGACCGCCACGAGTGGAAATACAAAATCGTCAACGGGAGAATATCCGCCGACGATCCGGGCAGGCCGGGCAAAACCATCGATTACTCCGTCTACGAGATGAAAGGCAACGAGATGATTCTCAAGGGCGGAATCGAGGGATTCTATTTCTTCAAAAAACAATGA
- the metH gene encoding methionine synthase, producing the protein MTDFTARAALLQRLLSERILFLDGAMGTMIQTYQLGEADYRGQRFAAWPSDLKGNNDLLCLTQPRIIRAIHDAYLEAGADILETCSFNSTRVSMADYGMEEWVYELNVAAARIAREACDAMAARTPDRPRFVAGVLGPTSRTCSISPDVNDPGFRNVHFDELVEGYLEAIAGLVDGGADIILIETVFDTLNAKAAVFAVEVYGERHGVELPVMISGTITDASGRTLSGQTVEAFWNSLRHAKPLAFGFNCALGAKELRQYVEELSRIADTYVSVHPNAGLPNEFGGYDETPEAMAKEIAEWAEQGFLNIVGGCCGTNPAVIRAIHDAVSNFPPRRIPDIEPRCRLSGLEPLNIGPDTLFVNVGERTNVTGSAAFRRLIREEKYEQAIDVARSQVESGAQIIDINMDEGMLDSQAAMVRFLNLIASEPDIARVPVMLDSSKWDILEAGLKCLQGKGIVNSISLKEGEAAFLHHAKLVRRYGAAVIVMAFDETGQADTQARKVEICARAYKLLTGTLDFPPEDIIFDPNIFAVATGIEEHNRYGLDFIEAVRDIKASLPHALISGGVSNVSFSFRGNNPVREAIHAVFLYHAIREGMDMGIVNAGQLAIYEDVPVELRDAIEDVILARSPEATDRLLALAEKYREEGGGATEKKEEQAWRSWPVNKRLEHALVKGIDEFVEADTEEARQQYDRPLHVIEGPLMDGMNVVGDLFGAGKMFLPQVVKSARVMKKSVAYLMPFMEEEKANNPSPKSNGKILMATVKGDVHDIGKNIVGVVLQCNGFDVVDLGVMVPCDKILEAAREHKVDIVGLSGLITPSLDEMVHVAKEMERLGFDIPLMIGGATTSRAHTAVKIEPNYSRGTTVYVTDASRAVGVAGSLLSEDLRDDYIAKLRQEYGEVRQRHVGRKAQAPMHELAAAQANGLHGDWPHYTPPKPSFTGVRAFERYPLAELVPYIDWTPFFHTWELSGSYPKILDDAIVGEQARTLLQDAQAMLELLVQQEWLTANAVVGFFPAQRVGDDIVLYTDDSRAEVLTTLHHLRQQAVKPPGQPNYCLADFVAPADSGLPDYIGGFAVTAGQGIEAKLDAFAASHDDYSGIMLKALADRLAEAFAERLHERVRREFWGYAPEEHHSHRELIDEAYRGIRPAPGYPACPDHTEKTALFDLLRVEANTGITLTESCAMYPASSVSGWYFSHPAAKYFNVGKINRDQIEDYARRKGMEVREVERWLAPVLAYEPE; encoded by the coding sequence ATGACCGATTTCACCGCCCGCGCCGCTTTGCTCCAACGCCTGCTCTCCGAACGCATCTTGTTCCTGGACGGCGCGATGGGCACCATGATCCAGACCTACCAACTCGGCGAGGCCGATTACCGGGGGCAGCGCTTCGCCGCCTGGCCTTCCGACCTCAAGGGCAACAACGACCTCCTGTGCTTGACCCAGCCCCGGATCATCCGCGCCATCCACGACGCCTATCTCGAAGCCGGGGCCGATATCCTCGAAACCTGTTCCTTCAACTCCACCCGCGTCAGCATGGCCGACTACGGCATGGAGGAATGGGTCTACGAACTCAATGTCGCCGCCGCCCGCATCGCCCGCGAGGCTTGCGACGCCATGGCGGCCAGGACCCCGGACCGGCCCCGTTTCGTGGCGGGCGTGTTGGGGCCGACCAGCCGCACCTGTTCGATTTCGCCCGATGTCAACGACCCCGGTTTCCGCAACGTCCATTTCGACGAACTGGTCGAGGGCTATCTGGAAGCCATCGCCGGTTTGGTGGACGGCGGGGCCGATATCATCCTGATCGAGACCGTGTTCGATACCTTGAACGCCAAGGCCGCCGTGTTCGCGGTGGAGGTGTACGGCGAGCGCCATGGGGTCGAACTGCCCGTGATGATTTCGGGCACCATCACCGACGCCTCGGGCCGCACGCTGTCGGGTCAGACCGTGGAAGCCTTCTGGAATTCCCTGCGCCATGCGAAACCGCTCGCCTTCGGTTTCAACTGTGCGCTCGGGGCCAAGGAACTGCGCCAATATGTCGAGGAACTTTCCCGTATCGCCGACACCTATGTCTCGGTCCATCCCAACGCCGGTTTACCCAATGAATTCGGCGGTTATGATGAAACGCCGGAAGCCATGGCCAAGGAAATCGCCGAATGGGCCGAGCAGGGCTTCCTCAACATCGTCGGCGGTTGCTGCGGCACCAATCCGGCGGTGATCCGGGCCATCCACGACGCCGTGTCCAACTTCCCGCCGCGGCGGATTCCCGACATCGAACCGCGCTGCCGCTTGTCCGGCCTGGAACCCCTCAACATCGGCCCGGACACCCTGTTCGTCAACGTCGGCGAGCGCACCAATGTCACCGGCTCGGCGGCGTTCCGGCGCTTGATCCGCGAGGAGAAATACGAACAGGCCATCGACGTGGCCCGGTCGCAGGTCGAGAGCGGTGCCCAGATCATCGATATCAACATGGACGAGGGCATGTTGGATTCCCAGGCTGCGATGGTGCGCTTCCTCAACCTGATCGCGTCCGAGCCCGATATCGCCCGCGTGCCGGTGATGCTGGATTCTTCCAAGTGGGACATTCTCGAAGCCGGTTTGAAATGCTTGCAAGGCAAGGGCATCGTCAATTCCATCTCGCTGAAGGAGGGAGAGGCAGCCTTCCTTCATCACGCCAAGCTGGTGCGGCGCTACGGCGCGGCGGTCATCGTCATGGCCTTCGACGAGACCGGGCAGGCCGACACCCAGGCCCGCAAGGTCGAAATCTGCGCCCGCGCCTATAAGCTCCTGACCGGGACCCTGGATTTCCCGCCGGAAGACATCATCTTCGACCCGAATATTTTCGCGGTCGCCACCGGCATCGAGGAACACAACCGCTATGGCCTGGATTTCATCGAGGCGGTGCGCGACATCAAGGCCAGTTTGCCGCACGCCCTCATTTCCGGCGGCGTTTCCAACGTGTCGTTCTCGTTCCGGGGCAACAACCCGGTGCGGGAAGCCATCCACGCCGTGTTCCTGTACCACGCCATCCGCGAAGGCATGGACATGGGCATCGTCAACGCCGGGCAGCTCGCCATCTACGAAGACGTGCCGGTCGAACTGCGCGACGCCATCGAGGATGTCATCCTGGCCCGCTCGCCCGAAGCCACCGACCGGCTGCTGGCCCTGGCCGAGAAATACCGCGAGGAAGGCGGCGGCGCTACGGAAAAGAAGGAGGAACAGGCGTGGCGGTCCTGGCCGGTCAACAAGCGCCTGGAACACGCCCTGGTCAAGGGCATCGACGAGTTCGTCGAGGCCGACACCGAGGAAGCCCGCCAGCAGTACGACCGCCCCCTGCACGTCATCGAAGGCCCGTTGATGGACGGCATGAACGTGGTTGGCGATTTGTTCGGCGCGGGCAAGATGTTCCTGCCGCAGGTGGTGAAATCGGCGCGGGTGATGAAGAAATCCGTGGCCTATCTGATGCCGTTCATGGAGGAGGAAAAAGCCAACAATCCCTCGCCCAAATCCAACGGCAAAATCCTGATGGCGACGGTGAAGGGCGATGTCCACGATATCGGCAAGAACATCGTCGGCGTGGTGCTGCAATGCAATGGCTTCGACGTGGTCGATCTGGGCGTGATGGTGCCCTGCGACAAAATCCTGGAGGCCGCCCGCGAACACAAGGTGGATATCGTCGGCCTCTCCGGCCTCATCACCCCGTCGCTGGACGAGATGGTGCATGTCGCCAAGGAAATGGAGCGCTTAGGGTTCGATATCCCCCTGATGATCGGCGGGGCGACGACTTCCCGCGCCCACACGGCGGTGAAGATCGAGCCGAATTACAGCCGGGGCACGACGGTCTATGTCACCGATGCTTCCCGCGCCGTGGGCGTGGCCGGGAGCCTCCTGAGCGAGGATTTGCGCGACGACTACATCGCCAAGTTGCGCCAGGAATACGGGGAAGTCCGCCAGCGCCATGTGGGCCGCAAAGCCCAGGCGCCGATGCACGAACTCGCCGCCGCCCAGGCCAACGGCCTGCACGGCGATTGGCCGCATTACACCCCGCCCAAACCCAGCTTCACGGGGGTCCGCGCTTTCGAGCGCTATCCGCTCGCGGAACTGGTGCCCTATATCGATTGGACGCCGTTCTTCCACACCTGGGAACTTTCGGGCAGTTATCCCAAAATCCTCGACGACGCCATCGTCGGCGAACAGGCCCGCACCTTGCTCCAAGATGCCCAGGCCATGCTGGAACTGCTGGTGCAACAGGAATGGCTGACCGCCAACGCCGTCGTCGGCTTCTTCCCGGCCCAGCGGGTGGGCGACGATATCGTCCTTTATACCGACGACAGCCGCGCCGAAGTCCTCACCACGCTCCACCACCTGCGGCAACAGGCGGTCAAGCCGCCGGGGCAACCCAATTACTGCCTGGCCGATTTCGTGGCCCCGGCGGACAGCGGGCTGCCCGATTACATCGGCGGGTTCGCGGTCACGGCGGGGCAGGGGATCGAGGCCAAGCTCGATGCCTTCGCCGCCAGCCACGACGATTACAGCGGCATCATGCTCAAGGCGCTGGCCGACCGTTTGGCCGAAGCCTTCGCCGAGCGGCTGCACGAGCGGGTGCGGCGCGAATTCTGGGGTTACGCGCCCGAAGAGCATCATAGCCACCGGGAATTGATCGACGAGGCGTACCGGGGCATCCGGCCCGCCCCAGGGTATCCCGCTTGCCCGGACCACACCGAGAAAACCGCGCTGTTCGACCTGCTGCGAGTCGAGGCGAATACCGGCATCACGCTCACCGAATCCTGCGCCATGTATCCGGCGTCCTCGGTCAGCGGCTGGTATTTCTCGCATCCCGCCGCCAAGTATTTCAACGTGGGCAAGATCAACCGCGACCAGATCGAGGATTATGCCCGGCGCAAGGGGATGGAGGTGCGGGAGGTGGAGCGGTGGTTGGCTCCGGTGTTGGCTTACGAGCCGGAGTAG
- the moaB gene encoding molybdenum cofactor biosynthesis protein B, with protein sequence MSQERKFIPLSIAVLTVSDTRTEETDTSGKTLVERLAAAGHRAADKRIVADDIYQIRAIVSAWIADPAIQAVITTGGTGVTGRDGTPEAVAVLFDKTLDGFGEMFRALSYQEIKTSTLQSRALAGVANGTYLFCLPGSASACRTGWDRLIQDQLDYRTRPCNLVELMPRLLEK encoded by the coding sequence ATGAGCCAGGAACGCAAGTTCATCCCCCTGTCCATCGCCGTGCTGACCGTCTCCGATACCCGTACCGAGGAGACCGATACCTCCGGCAAGACCCTGGTGGAGCGCCTCGCCGCCGCCGGCCACCGCGCCGCCGACAAGCGCATCGTGGCGGACGATATCTACCAAATCCGCGCCATCGTCTCGGCCTGGATCGCCGACCCCGCCATCCAGGCCGTCATCACCACCGGCGGCACCGGCGTCACCGGGCGCGACGGCACGCCGGAAGCGGTGGCGGTGCTGTTCGACAAGACCCTGGACGGCTTCGGCGAGATGTTCCGCGCCCTCTCGTACCAGGAGATCAAGACCTCGACCCTCCAATCCCGCGCCCTCGCCGGGGTGGCCAACGGCACTTATCTCTTCTGCCTGCCCGGTTCCGCCAGCGCTTGCCGCACCGGTTGGGACCGCTTGATCCAGGACCAGCTCGATTACCGCACCCGGCCCTGCAACCTGGTGGAATTGATGCCGCGCTTGCTGGAAAAATGA
- the queA gene encoding tRNA preQ1(34) S-adenosylmethionine ribosyltransferase-isomerase QueA, with translation MLKSDFHYDLPEHLIAQTPLPERAASRLLCLDGTSGRLEDRHFAALPDLLAAGDLLVLNDTRVIPARLFGHKASGGRVEVLIERVLDVRLALAHVRASKAPKPGGAIHLEGGYACRVRGRREDLFELEFPEGPGIEAVLAAVGHMPLPPYIARADRDEDRERYQTVFSRTPGAVAAPTAGLHFDAGTLERLAARGVESAFVTLHVGSGTFQPLRVDDLDRHRMHFEFCEVSPATVDKIRAARAGGGRVVAVGTTVVRTLETAALGGELAPYRGETDLFIRPGFRFRCVDALVTNFHLPESTLLTLVCAFAGRAEVLAAYRHAVAGGYRFFSYGDAMFVTRRP, from the coding sequence ATGCTCAAAAGCGATTTCCATTACGACCTCCCCGAACACCTGATCGCCCAAACCCCTTTGCCGGAACGCGCCGCCAGCCGCCTCCTATGCCTGGACGGAACCAGCGGGCGGTTGGAGGACCGCCATTTCGCCGCCTTGCCCGACCTGTTGGCGGCGGGCGATCTGCTGGTGCTGAACGATACACGGGTGATCCCGGCCCGGTTGTTCGGCCACAAGGCCAGCGGCGGCCGGGTGGAGGTACTGATCGAGCGGGTGCTGGACGTCCGGTTGGCCCTCGCCCATGTGCGGGCCAGCAAAGCGCCCAAGCCGGGCGGGGCGATCCATCTGGAGGGCGGCTACGCCTGCCGGGTCCGGGGACGGCGGGAGGATTTGTTCGAATTGGAATTCCCGGAAGGGCCGGGGATCGAGGCCGTGCTGGCGGCGGTGGGGCATATGCCCTTGCCGCCCTATATCGCCCGCGCCGACCGGGACGAGGACCGCGAGCGCTACCAAACCGTGTTTTCCCGGACGCCGGGCGCGGTGGCGGCCCCCACCGCCGGGTTGCATTTCGACGCCGGGACGCTGGAGCGGCTGGCGGCGCGGGGCGTGGAGTCCGCCTTCGTGACCCTGCATGTGGGCAGCGGTACTTTCCAGCCGTTGCGGGTGGACGATCTCGACCGGCACCGGATGCACTTCGAGTTCTGCGAGGTGTCCCCGGCCACCGTGGACAAAATCCGGGCGGCGCGGGCCGGTGGCGGGCGGGTGGTGGCGGTGGGCACGACCGTGGTGCGGACCTTGGAGACCGCCGCCCTGGGCGGGGAGTTGGCCCCATACCGGGGCGAGACCGATTTGTTCATCCGGCCCGGCTTCCGCTTCCGCTGCGTCGATGCCCTGGTCACCAATTTCCACCTGCCCGAATCCACCTTGCTGACCCTGGTGTGCGCCTTCGCCGGGCGGGCGGAGGTCTTGGCGGCCTACCGCCACGCGGTGGCCGGGGGATATCGGTTCTTCAGCTACGGCGATGCGATGTTCGTGACACGGCGGCCTTAG
- a CDS encoding sensor histidine kinase: protein MEKRYTPPPDPGVPADRCVLLPPDPYGSGPARQGKAAPTASEEECHVLRERIRLSEQARQRAEAENRRLAGLLAGSGGVALEAGHYADFLSVLVHEFRNPLTPILTSAQLLKRYGMARPELLESAAGSIERQVRQLSQMIADLSDFSRMEQGRLELNLESLDAVALTHHAAETGRQLLAKRRQSLRVELPPPESWSLQADPVRLGRVLEILLAHASRYTPAEGEVRLGLWREGRGVSWTVRAEAMGLAPPRLEHLFEPFIPLDPPLHGGKHEGMGIALALARCYAGLHGGSLGAEVADTGPGGRFVLALPLSP, encoded by the coding sequence ATGGAAAAACGATATACCCCGCCACCCGATCCAGGAGTCCCGGCGGACCGCTGTGTGTTACTTCCCCCCGACCCTTACGGCAGCGGCCCGGCCCGGCAGGGCAAGGCCGCGCCGACCGCGAGCGAAGAGGAATGCCACGTATTGCGGGAACGCATCAGGCTCAGCGAACAGGCCCGGCAGCGGGCCGAAGCCGAGAACCGGCGCCTGGCGGGGTTGCTCGCCGGCTCCGGCGGTGTGGCGCTGGAGGCCGGGCATTACGCCGATTTCCTATCCGTCCTGGTCCATGAATTCAGGAATCCCCTGACACCCATCCTGACCTCGGCGCAATTGCTCAAGCGCTACGGCATGGCCCGGCCCGAACTCCTGGAATCCGCCGCCGGGAGCATCGAGCGGCAGGTGCGCCAGCTCAGTCAGATGATCGCTGACCTGTCCGATTTCTCGCGGATGGAGCAGGGCCGTTTGGAACTGAACTTGGAAAGCCTGGACGCGGTCGCGCTGACCCACCACGCCGCCGAGACCGGGCGGCAACTCTTGGCCAAGCGCCGGCAAAGCCTGAGGGTCGAACTGCCGCCGCCGGAGTCCTGGAGCCTCCAGGCCGATCCGGTGCGCCTGGGCCGCGTCCTGGAAATCCTCCTGGCCCACGCCTCGCGCTATACCCCGGCGGAGGGCGAGGTCCGGCTGGGGCTGTGGCGCGAAGGGCGCGGCGTCAGCTGGACAGTGCGGGCCGAGGCGATGGGCTTGGCCCCGCCGCGCTTGGAACATCTCTTCGAGCCTTTCATCCCCCTCGACCCGCCCTTGCACGGTGGCAAACACGAAGGCATGGGGATCGCCTTGGCCTTGGCGCGGTGCTATGCCGGCCTGCATGGCGGGAGCCTCGGGGCCGAGGTTGCCGACACGGGGCCTGGCGGGCGCTTCGTCCTGGCCCTTCCTCTCAGCCCGTAA
- a CDS encoding response regulator transcription factor, giving the protein MAVDELTLFIVDDDTPVREALAALLEAEGFKVALFATGTEFLEAIRPNLHGCIVLDIDLPGFTGLEIQRILAERDIDLPIIFLTGIGDVEKARTGFKGGAVDFLEKPVDAAVLIEAVRRGLELGVRRDVEKAQHSKLEALYSHLTPREKEILVLLARGYSAKQVGRALGISHRTAEIHRARIMEKLGVDSLADLVALAIGIGVR; this is encoded by the coding sequence ATGGCGGTTGACGAATTAACCCTATTCATCGTCGATGACGATACCCCGGTGCGCGAAGCCTTGGCGGCGCTTTTGGAAGCGGAAGGTTTCAAAGTGGCGCTGTTCGCCACGGGCACCGAATTCCTGGAGGCCATCCGGCCCAACCTCCATGGCTGCATCGTGCTGGATATCGACCTGCCGGGCTTCACCGGCCTCGAAATCCAGCGCATCCTGGCCGAGCGCGATATCGACCTGCCCATCATTTTCCTCACCGGCATCGGCGATGTGGAAAAGGCTCGGACCGGTTTCAAGGGCGGGGCGGTGGATTTCCTGGAGAAGCCGGTGGATGCCGCGGTGCTGATCGAGGCGGTGCGGCGGGGCTTGGAACTCGGGGTCCGGCGCGATGTGGAAAAAGCCCAGCATAGCAAGCTGGAAGCCCTGTATTCCCATCTCACGCCCAGGGAGAAGGAAATCCTGGTTTTGTTGGCGCGGGGATATTCCGCCAAGCAGGTGGGGCGGGCGTTGGGAATCAGCCATCGTACCGCCGAGATCCATCGCGCCCGCATCATGGAAAAGCTGGGGGTGGATTCCCTGGCCGATTTGGTCGCCTTGGCCATCGGGATTGGCGTGCGCTGA